From the genome of Phyllostomus discolor isolate MPI-MPIP mPhyDis1 chromosome 12, mPhyDis1.pri.v3, whole genome shotgun sequence, one region includes:
- the LOC114510729 gene encoding HLA class I histocompatibility antigen, alpha chain F-like isoform X2 translates to MRPRPLLLLLLGVLALTETWADPHSLRYFHTALYGPGRGQHRYMVVIYVDDSEILRFDSDAASPRLQPRVPWMEQLWMEQEDPDFWKDQRVKIKHNQQTSRENLNKLRTHYNQGDDGSHTLQEMTGCVVRSDGRFLRGDSQFAYDGAAYVYLNGDLRSWTTAAKVDQITGRNLLQVPDADETRAFLKHTCVRRLQLLLEKGKETLQRADPPKTHVTHHLISDHEVTLKCWALDFYPVDITLTWQHVGEDLTQDMELVETRPAGDGTFQKWAAVVVPPGEEQRYTCHVQHQGLPKPLTLRWDPGPQTTITIVGIAAALGLLGAVVTGAVLWRRKCSGGQGVGLCFLSPWGSSPGGSVLCLLNGHHVPTLVLVHLGPIS, encoded by the exons ATGAGACCCAGacccctgctcctgctgctcctggggGTCCTGGCGCTGACCGAGACCTGGGCTG ACCCCCACAGCCTAAGATACTTCCACACCGCCTTGTACGGACCCGGCCGCGGACAGCACCGGTACATGGTCGTCATCTACGTGGACGACTCGGAGATCCTGCGGTTCGACAGCGACGCCGCGAGTCCCAGGCTCCAGCCTCGGGTGCCGTGGATGGAGCAGCTGTGGATGGAGCAGGAGGACCCAGATTTTTGGAAGGACCAGAGGGTGAAAATCAAGCACAACCAACAGACCTCCCGGGAGAACCTGAACAAGCTGCGCACCCACTACAACCAGGGCGACGACG GGTCTCACACCCTCCAGGAAATGACCGGCTGCGTGGTGAGGTCGGATGGACGCTTCCTCCGCGGGGACAGCCAGTTTGCCTACGACGGCGCCGCCTACGTCTACCTGAACGGGGACCTGCGCTCCTGGACCACCGCCGCCAAAGTGGACCAGATCACCGGGCGCAACTTGTTGCAGGTCCCTGATGCGGATGAAACCAGGGCCTTCCTGAAGCACACGTGTGTGCGCCGCCTCCAGCTGctcctggagaaggggaaggagacgcTGCAAAGAGCAG accctccaaagACACACGTGACCCACCACCTCATCTCTGACCATGAGGTCACCCTGAAGTGCTGGGCCCTGGACTTCTACCCTGTGgacatcaccctgacctggcagcATGTAGGGGAGGACTTGACCCAGGACATGGAGCTGGTggaaaccaggcctgcaggggacggaaccttccagaagtgggcagctgtGGTTGTGCCtcctggagaggagcagagatacacatgccatgtgcagcaccaggggctgcccaagcccctgaccctgagatggg ACCCCGGTCCTCAGACCACCATCACCATCGTGGGTATtgctgctgccctgggtctccttggagctgtggtcactggagctgtgctgtggaggaggaagtgctcaggtgggcaaggggtggggctgTGTTTCCTGTCTCCCTGGGGCTCAAGCCCAGGTGGAAGTGTGCTCTGCCTCCTTAATGGGCATCATGTCCCCACACTGGTGCTTGTCCATCTGGGGCCTATTTCCTAA